A single genomic interval of Hafnia alvei harbors:
- the cobO gene encoding cob(I)yrinic acid a,c-diamide adenosyltransferase: MSEERYQQRQQQLKERVEQRVAAATKRGGIVIVFTGNGKGKTSAAFGTAARAIGHGMKVGVVQFIKGEWESGERNLLERAGAEFHIMATGFTWNTQDKLSDTRAAVTAWEQGKRMLADPTYGLVILDELTYMLTYGYLPLNEVLTALENRPAQQNVVITGRACHREIIALADTVSELRPVKHAFDSGIQAQAGIDW, translated from the coding sequence ATGAGTGAGGAACGCTATCAACAACGTCAGCAACAGCTCAAAGAGCGCGTTGAACAGCGGGTTGCGGCAGCCACGAAACGCGGTGGGATCGTGATTGTTTTTACCGGTAATGGCAAAGGCAAAACCTCGGCGGCGTTCGGTACAGCGGCACGGGCAATCGGTCACGGCATGAAGGTGGGCGTGGTGCAATTTATCAAAGGGGAGTGGGAGAGCGGCGAGCGAAATCTACTCGAACGCGCCGGGGCTGAGTTTCATATTATGGCTACCGGTTTTACCTGGAATACCCAAGATAAGCTGTCGGATACCCGGGCTGCGGTGACGGCGTGGGAACAAGGCAAGCGCATGCTGGCCGATCCCACCTATGGGCTGGTTATCTTAGACGAACTGACCTACATGCTGACCTATGGCTATTTGCCGCTCAATGAGGTGTTAACCGCGCTAGAAAATCGACCTGCTCAACAAAATGTGGTGATCACAGGAAGAGCCTGCCACCGTGAAATCATTGCGTTGGCAGATACGGTCAGTGAATTGCGGCCGGTGAAACACGCCTTTGACAGCGGTATTCAGGCACAGGCAGGTATTGATTGGTAA
- a CDS encoding LysR substrate-binding domain-containing protein, which yields MRCKIPKTDLLVTFEAVAQYESYTRAAEKLALTQSAVFRQITALEEFLNVSLFHHVRKRIFLNDAGRYYLDLVRDTLEQMERDTQSIMSYQSTQQILELAVTPTFSTHWLIPNLSDFHENNPEIVLNLIALTTPADFLNLRYDAVIMREDFCSPWAENEHLFEEELVPVCSRMLWRDDKEVMRADQLLDEYRLLHQTTRLDSWHDWFALSGVSSPQVRMGPRFDLLSMLISAVRSNLGVALLPRFAIHKDLENGDMVIPCDLPMSTGNHFILTYKEGKRGLRSLQKFSHWVHEKSKDEELKKTRIHG from the coding sequence ATGCGCTGTAAAATTCCTAAGACCGATCTATTAGTGACGTTTGAAGCCGTGGCTCAGTATGAAAGCTACACGCGTGCCGCAGAGAAATTAGCGTTAACACAGAGTGCGGTATTCCGTCAGATAACCGCATTAGAAGAATTTCTTAACGTGTCTTTATTCCATCATGTGCGTAAGCGCATTTTTCTTAACGACGCAGGCCGTTATTATCTCGACCTCGTCAGAGATACGTTAGAGCAGATGGAGCGTGATACGCAAAGTATTATGTCCTATCAGTCTACCCAGCAGATTTTAGAATTAGCGGTGACGCCGACGTTTAGCACGCACTGGCTTATTCCTAACCTCAGTGACTTTCATGAAAATAATCCAGAGATAGTGCTTAACTTAATTGCGTTAACCACACCGGCTGATTTTTTAAATCTACGCTATGACGCCGTGATTATGCGAGAAGACTTCTGTAGCCCCTGGGCCGAAAATGAACATTTATTTGAAGAGGAATTAGTTCCGGTCTGTAGCCGAATGCTGTGGCGTGATGATAAAGAAGTGATGCGCGCAGACCAGTTGCTGGATGAGTATAGGTTATTACATCAGACTACACGGCTAGATTCGTGGCACGACTGGTTTGCGTTATCTGGCGTGAGTAGCCCGCAGGTGCGTATGGGGCCTCGCTTCGATCTGCTCTCTATGCTGATTTCTGCGGTGCGTTCTAATTTAGGCGTGGCGCTGCTGCCGCGCTTTGCGATTCATAAAGATCTTGAAAATGGCGATATGGTGATCCCGTGTGATTTACCGATGAGTACAGGTAATCACTTTATTTTAACCTATAAAGAAGGCAAACGAGGATTACGTAGTTTGCAGAAGTTTAGCCACTGGGTTCATGAAAAATCAAAGGATGAAGAGTTAAAGAAAACACGTATTCACGGTTAA
- a CDS encoding fumarate hydratase yields the protein MHKNDFFYQEIFPLSEDETEYYLLTDKYVSTFTINGKEVLKIEPEALTLVSQQAFHDASFFLRPAHQQQVAAILQDPQASENDKYVALQLLRNSEISAKGILPNCQDTGTSTIVAKKGQYVWTDTDDVEALSRGIFNTFRQDNLRYSQNAALDMYNEVNTATNLPGQIDIFATTGAQYSFLFVNKGGGSANKAALYQETKAILEPEKLKAFLIEKMKSLGTAACPPYHIAFVIGGLSAEQTLKTAKLASTKYFDALPVSGNEYGQAFRDTHLEQSLLEASREFGLGAQFGGKYFAHDVRVIRLPRHGGSCPIGMAISCSSDRNIKAKINKQGIWLEKLERHPERLIPQAMRQQQEGQVVNIDLSRPMAEIQQELSRYPVSTRVSLNGPLIVARDIVHAKLKERLERGEPLPQYMKDHPVYYAGPAKKPDEHVSGSMGPTTGGRMDSYVELFQSHGGSLVMLAKGNRSQQVTDACAQHGGFYLGSIGGSAAILAQEYIESLECLEYPELGMEAVWKMNVKNFPAFILVDDKGHSFFDQIQMKACAGCQK from the coding sequence ATGCATAAAAATGATTTTTTTTACCAAGAGATATTTCCTCTTTCTGAAGACGAAACGGAATATTACCTACTTACCGATAAATACGTTTCTACCTTCACGATTAATGGCAAGGAAGTGCTTAAAATAGAACCCGAGGCGTTAACGCTGGTTTCTCAACAGGCGTTTCATGATGCATCATTTTTCCTACGCCCCGCGCATCAGCAGCAGGTAGCGGCTATTTTGCAAGATCCACAGGCCAGTGAAAACGATAAATATGTCGCTTTACAACTCCTGCGTAATTCTGAAATCTCGGCCAAAGGCATTTTGCCCAACTGCCAAGATACGGGAACATCAACGATTGTCGCAAAGAAAGGCCAGTATGTTTGGACCGATACTGACGACGTTGAAGCGCTGTCGCGCGGCATTTTTAACACCTTCCGCCAAGATAATTTGCGCTATTCACAGAATGCGGCGTTGGATATGTACAACGAAGTGAATACCGCGACCAACCTGCCTGGGCAAATTGATATTTTTGCCACCACGGGCGCACAGTATTCATTCTTGTTCGTGAATAAAGGCGGCGGCTCAGCCAACAAAGCCGCGCTGTATCAGGAAACTAAAGCCATTCTTGAGCCGGAAAAACTAAAAGCATTTCTGATCGAAAAAATGAAAAGTTTGGGCACGGCAGCCTGCCCGCCGTATCACATAGCCTTTGTGATTGGAGGCTTATCGGCGGAACAAACGCTAAAAACAGCCAAGTTGGCCTCAACCAAATATTTCGATGCGCTGCCGGTGAGTGGCAATGAATATGGTCAGGCATTCCGCGATACGCACTTAGAACAGAGCTTGCTTGAGGCATCACGCGAGTTTGGCTTGGGGGCGCAGTTTGGCGGCAAATATTTTGCGCATGATGTGCGTGTGATTCGTTTGCCACGTCATGGTGGATCTTGCCCGATTGGCATGGCTATATCGTGCTCGTCCGATCGTAATATCAAAGCAAAAATCAATAAACAGGGGATCTGGCTGGAAAAATTAGAGCGCCATCCCGAACGCCTGATCCCGCAGGCGATGCGCCAGCAGCAAGAAGGGCAGGTGGTCAATATTGACCTCAGCCGCCCGATGGCGGAGATCCAGCAAGAGCTTTCACGCTATCCGGTTTCTACGCGAGTGTCGCTCAACGGGCCGTTGATTGTGGCGCGTGACATCGTGCATGCCAAGCTCAAAGAGCGCTTAGAACGGGGTGAACCGTTGCCGCAATACATGAAAGATCACCCCGTGTACTATGCGGGGCCGGCAAAAAAACCGGACGAGCATGTGTCAGGTTCCATGGGGCCAACCACCGGTGGGCGAATGGATAGCTACGTTGAACTTTTCCAATCTCACGGCGGAAGTTTAGTGATGCTCGCCAAAGGCAACCGTAGCCAGCAGGTAACCGACGCCTGCGCCCAGCATGGGGGCTTTTATCTGGGCAGTATTGGCGGCTCGGCGGCAATTCTGGCGCAGGAATATATTGAAAGCTTGGAGTGCCTTGAGTATCCCGAACTGGGCATGGAAGCGGTGTGGAAAATGAACGTCAAAAACTTCCCTGCGTTTATTTTGGTCGATGACAAAGGCCACTCATTCTTCGACCAGATTCAAATGAAGGCATGTGCAGGCTGTCAGAAATAG
- the cobT gene encoding nicotinate-nucleotide--dimethylbenzimidazole phosphoribosyltransferase, translated as MNTLDSIIQMIRPLDQGKMAQAAGYVDALAKPPGSLGRLELLSIQLSGMSGIADLANLNKEIIVMCADHGVFEEGVAVTPKNVTAIQARNMQKGLTGVCALAKSSNTHVLPIDIGIDADPIADLRSLKLARGCGNIARGPAMSYQQAEQLLIASANLVQERVAQGISIFGVGELGIANTTPASAMISVLTDTDPHDVVGIGANLPLARVAHKESVVRRAIDVNQPRADDAVDVLAKIGGFDLVGMTGVILGAAAAGVPVVLDGFLSYASALAAYRLAPQVRDYCIPSHFSAEKGAGVALKHLDLVPYLYLDLRLGEGSGAAVAMSVISAACAMYCDMGQQTSSGFTLPPSPLRN; from the coding sequence ATGAACACATTGGACTCTATTATTCAAATGATCCGTCCCTTAGATCAGGGAAAAATGGCGCAGGCTGCGGGATATGTGGATGCGTTAGCCAAACCACCGGGAAGTCTGGGGCGCTTGGAGCTGCTGTCGATCCAGCTGTCAGGCATGTCGGGGATTGCGGATTTAGCCAATCTCAACAAAGAGATTATCGTGATGTGCGCCGATCACGGCGTGTTTGAGGAAGGGGTTGCCGTAACGCCTAAAAATGTCACGGCGATCCAGGCTCGAAACATGCAAAAGGGGCTTACCGGGGTGTGTGCGCTGGCCAAAAGTAGCAATACGCACGTGCTGCCGATCGATATTGGTATTGATGCCGATCCTATCGCCGATCTGCGTTCGCTGAAGCTGGCGCGCGGCTGTGGAAATATCGCTCGCGGGCCAGCAATGAGCTATCAGCAGGCAGAACAGTTGTTGATAGCCAGCGCAAATCTGGTGCAGGAGCGCGTGGCGCAGGGGATCTCGATCTTTGGCGTCGGCGAATTGGGCATTGCCAATACCACGCCGGCGTCGGCCATGATCAGCGTGCTGACCGACACCGACCCTCATGACGTCGTCGGTATCGGCGCGAACCTTCCACTGGCGCGAGTGGCACATAAAGAAAGCGTTGTGCGGCGGGCCATCGACGTTAATCAACCGCGTGCCGATGATGCCGTAGACGTGCTGGCTAAAATCGGTGGCTTTGATTTAGTCGGGATGACCGGGGTGATCCTTGGCGCCGCCGCCGCCGGAGTACCGGTGGTGCTGGATGGTTTTCTCTCTTATGCGTCGGCGCTTGCCGCGTACCGTCTGGCGCCACAGGTGCGAGATTACTGCATTCCCTCTCATTTTTCGGCTGAAAAAGGGGCAGGGGTGGCGCTGAAGCATCTCGACCTTGTTCCGTATTTATATCTGGATCTGCGTTTGGGGGAAGGCAGCGGCGCCGCAGTGGCTATGTCAGTGATTAGCGCCGCCTGCGCCATGTATTGCGATATGGGCCAGCAAACGAGCAGTGGTTTTACTTTGCCGCCGTCGCCGTTACGTAACTGA
- a CDS encoding cobyric acid synthase has translation MSISLMVQGTASDVGKSVLVAGFCRIFMQDGYRCKPFKSQNMALNSGITAQGDEMGRAQIFQAQAAGVAPDVRMNPVLLKPTSDRKAQVIVMGKVACHMDAVEYHHYKPQLQQQIRTVYQQLASESDIMVLEGAGSPAEINLRDRDIVNMGMAEAAGAPVLLVADIDRGGVFASIYGTLALLKPEERARVIGVIINKFRGDITLLQPGIKQIEALTQVPVLGVLPWLSLDLEDEDGVALQVGKYSSAKAADLDVVVIQFPHIANFTDFNPLSVQPDVRLRYAVDPQEIMGADLIILPGSKNTLGDLSWLKARRLDRAIKKAHGAGTAILGICGGYQMLGNQIFDEVESGLSHMCGLGLLDVDTCFEPSKKTAQVAGVSGSHLNGLLAQCCDQPLTGYEIHMGVSTLGENARPFAHMQVKNGQAQQWLDGALNHDGSVAGSYLHGLFEQNRFTRSLLNQLRQKKGLTPLDSENFDYAHHKETQFDALASNMRVHLDIDRIYALMRQHQEPQR, from the coding sequence ATGAGCATTTCACTCATGGTTCAGGGTACCGCCTCCGACGTGGGAAAGAGCGTTTTAGTTGCCGGATTTTGCCGGATTTTTATGCAGGATGGCTATCGCTGTAAGCCGTTCAAATCGCAGAATATGGCGCTGAATTCAGGGATTACCGCGCAGGGCGATGAAATGGGCCGAGCGCAGATTTTTCAGGCGCAGGCGGCGGGAGTTGCGCCCGATGTACGGATGAATCCGGTGCTGCTCAAGCCGACGAGCGATCGCAAAGCGCAGGTTATTGTGATGGGAAAAGTCGCCTGTCACATGGATGCCGTGGAATACCACCACTATAAACCTCAGCTACAGCAGCAGATTCGAACCGTCTATCAACAGCTGGCGAGCGAATCCGACATCATGGTGCTGGAAGGGGCGGGCAGCCCGGCAGAAATCAATCTGCGCGATCGAGACATTGTGAATATGGGCATGGCTGAGGCCGCTGGCGCACCGGTATTGCTGGTGGCAGATATCGACCGTGGCGGAGTATTTGCTTCTATTTATGGCACCTTAGCGTTGCTCAAACCGGAAGAAAGGGCGCGAGTTATTGGCGTCATCATCAATAAATTTCGCGGTGATATCACGCTGTTGCAGCCCGGCATTAAGCAAATTGAAGCGCTGACTCAGGTTCCGGTTCTCGGCGTTCTACCTTGGTTATCGCTGGATCTGGAAGATGAAGACGGCGTGGCGCTGCAGGTCGGGAAATATTCCTCCGCCAAAGCAGCCGATCTCGACGTGGTGGTGATTCAGTTTCCGCACATCGCCAACTTCACCGATTTTAATCCGCTCTCGGTGCAGCCAGATGTGCGTCTGCGCTACGCCGTCGACCCACAGGAAATCATGGGCGCGGATCTGATTATCTTGCCGGGCAGTAAAAATACGCTCGGCGATCTTAGTTGGCTAAAAGCGAGAAGGCTGGATCGCGCGATTAAAAAAGCCCACGGCGCAGGCACCGCAATTTTGGGGATCTGCGGTGGTTATCAAATGCTGGGTAATCAGATTTTCGATGAGGTGGAGTCAGGCCTAAGCCATATGTGCGGTTTAGGTTTGCTGGACGTGGATACCTGTTTTGAACCGAGTAAAAAAACCGCGCAGGTGGCTGGCGTTTCAGGCTCCCACCTTAACGGGCTGTTAGCTCAATGCTGTGACCAACCCCTGACGGGCTACGAAATCCATATGGGGGTTTCCACGCTGGGTGAAAATGCCCGTCCGTTTGCGCATATGCAGGTTAAGAATGGTCAGGCGCAGCAGTGGCTCGACGGGGCGCTAAATCACGATGGCAGCGTAGCAGGCAGCTATTTGCATGGCCTGTTTGAACAAAATCGGTTCACCCGATCGCTGCTCAATCAGCTGAGGCAGAAAAAAGGTCTGACGCCGCTAGACAGCGAAAACTTTGACTATGCGCATCACAAAGAGACGCAGTTTGACGCGTTGGCATCCAACATGCGGGTGCATTTGGATATCGACCGCATCTATGCCTTGATGCGCCAGCATCAGGAACCACAGCGATGA
- the cobS gene encoding adenosylcobinamide-GDP ribazoletransferase, with amino-acid sequence MTLTMFWATVQFITRLPVPSRWAQGVDFQQYGRGVPAFPIVGLMVGMLAAAVSLAISQSGGGIFIGALGYVFALTLLTGGFHLDGLADTCDGIFSARQRERMLEIMRDSRLGTYGGLALIFCVVTKTLAVVSLSDSSPWVLFGFLSCACVAGRTAMVLVMYGQRYARQGDGMGNIYIGKISRFEAATTLVIGCLLVAILGGRQALAAMAITFVAIYALAGYFRHHLGGQTGDTLGAAEEMGEMIFLLALLWV; translated from the coding sequence ATGACGCTAACGATGTTCTGGGCCACGGTGCAATTCATTACTCGTTTGCCGGTGCCAAGCCGCTGGGCGCAGGGGGTAGATTTTCAGCAATACGGGCGTGGCGTTCCAGCATTTCCCATCGTGGGGCTGATGGTGGGAATGCTAGCCGCTGCGGTTTCGCTGGCTATCAGCCAATCAGGCGGAGGTATTTTTATTGGCGCGTTGGGTTACGTGTTTGCGTTGACGTTGCTGACCGGCGGTTTTCATCTGGATGGATTAGCCGACACCTGCGATGGCATTTTCTCTGCCCGCCAACGCGAGCGAATGCTGGAAATTATGCGAGATAGCCGGCTTGGAACCTACGGAGGCCTCGCGCTGATTTTCTGCGTGGTAACGAAAACGCTGGCGGTGGTGTCGCTTTCCGATTCATCGCCATGGGTATTATTCGGCTTTTTAAGCTGCGCCTGCGTGGCGGGGCGAACCGCGATGGTATTGGTGATGTATGGGCAACGCTACGCCCGCCAAGGCGACGGCATGGGCAATATTTATATCGGTAAAATATCGCGTTTTGAGGCAGCGACGACGTTAGTCATCGGCTGTTTGCTGGTGGCAATACTGGGCGGTCGTCAGGCGCTGGCGGCGATGGCGATCACTTTCGTGGCTATTTACGCGCTGGCGGGTTATTTCCGCCATCACCTCGGTGGGCAAACCGGAGACACGCTGGGCGCAGCAGAAGAGATGGGCGAAATGATTTTCCTGTTAGCGCTGCTTTGGGTTTAG